The following coding sequences lie in one Arachis stenosperma cultivar V10309 chromosome 5, arast.V10309.gnm1.PFL2, whole genome shotgun sequence genomic window:
- the LOC130982437 gene encoding short-chain dehydrogenase TIC 32, chloroplastic-like, protein MCSSGFSASSTAEEVTHGIDGVGLTAIVTGTTRGIGVETARVLALRGVHVIMAVRNMNAAKDVKEAILKEIPTAKVDAMELDLSSMESVRKFVSDFNSSGLPLNILINNAAILATPFTLSKDNIELQFATNHIGHFLLTNLLLDTMKKTAYESKKEGRIINISSDGHRYTYPEGIQFDTNNDKSSYNMWFAYGQSKLANILHANELATRLKEEGIDITANSLHPGAIVTNILDPHLVDSIPAELINSLGKYEIKTLQQGAATTCYVALHPQVRGISGQYFSDCNVCNPSTHGTDTFMAKKLWDLSMKLTHQ, encoded by the exons atgtGTTCTTCTGGATTCTCAGCTTCTTCAACTGCTGAAGAAGTTACTCATGGAATCGATGGGGTTGGCCTCACTGCTATTGTCACAg GAACAACAAGAGGCATTGGCGTAGAAACTGCAAGAGTTCTTGCTCTGCGTGGTGTGCACGTGATAATGGCGGTGAGAAACATGAACGCTGCAAAAGATGTCAAAGAAGCAATTCTTAAGGAGATTCCAACAGCCAAGGTCGATGCCATGGAATTAGACCTTAGTTCAATGGAATCTGTCCGCAAATTTGTGTCAGATTTCAATTCCTCTGGTCTCCCACTCAACATCCTAAT AAACAATGCAGCAATTCTGGCAACTCCTTTTACTCTGTCCAAAGACAACATTGAACTACAATTTGCCACAAATCATATAG GTCATTTTCTTTTGACAAATCTTTTGTTAGATACCATGAAGAAAACAGCTTatgaaagtaagaaagaaggaagaataaTTAATATCTCCTCGGACGGTCACCGATACACATATCCCGAAGGAATTCAATTTGATACAAACAATGATAAATCAAG TTACAACATGTGGTTTGCATATGGCCAATCAAAGCTTGCCAACATATTACATGCCAATGAGCTTGCAACACGTCTTAAG GAAGAAGGGATAGATATAACTGCTAATTCTCTTCATCCGGGAGCTATTGTCACCAATATTTTAGATCCTCATCTTGTTGATTCTATACCAGCTG AGCTAATTAATTCTCTTGGGAAATATGAGATTAAAACCCTCCAGCAA GGAGCAGCAACAACATGCTATGTAGCATTGCATCCACAAGTGAGGGGAATTAGTGGCCAATATTTCTCAGATTGTAATGTGTGCAACCCAAGCACCCATGGAACTGACACTTTTATGGCCAAGAAACTCTGGGATTTATCCATGAAATTAACTCATCAATGA